From the genome of Bosea sp. Tri-49, one region includes:
- a CDS encoding SLC13 family permease: MTLPQILSCSLVAAMMAAFVWGKLRYDVVALLALLAGVMLGVVPAKEAFKGFSDDIVIIVASALIVSAAVARSGLVETALARIAPALRSTQAQVAVLVFVVAAMSAIIKNIGALAMMLPIAYQLARKDGKSPSVFLMPMAFASLLGGIVTLVGTSPNVIVARVRQELGGEPFAMFDFTPVGIGIAVIGCAFLSVAYRLLPKDRQGSRSLDQAVDIKDYVTEARLPEKGPLTGKTVADLRRPGDGEVEVVAILRDGERRRAPLPDASLRAGDILLLRGEPKALERVIAAGELELAGQHRSTQREGSLDPARTGEAIVTQGSLLEGVSAAEIDLHARFHINLLGISRAGERFTERLRDIRLRAGDVVLLQGNEDLLPERLRELGLLPLAARSLALGSTRRRFVTGTIVAATVIVVALGLLPVAIAFFAAAVLLLVTRALTLRDAYDSVEAPILIMLAALIPVSDSLRVTGATDVFAGLLAQVGAGLPGWGAVGLMLVAAMAVTPFLNNAATVLVMAPIGAGFAKTLGYNPDAFLMAVAIGAACDFLTPIGHQCNTLVMGPGGYRFGDYSRLGAPLSLLVILLAVPLILWVWPLR; this comes from the coding sequence ATGACGCTGCCACAGATTCTGTCCTGCTCCCTGGTTGCCGCGATGATGGCGGCCTTCGTCTGGGGCAAGCTGCGCTATGATGTCGTCGCGCTTCTGGCTCTCCTCGCCGGCGTCATGCTCGGCGTCGTCCCGGCCAAGGAGGCCTTCAAGGGCTTCTCCGACGACATCGTCATCATCGTCGCCAGCGCCCTGATCGTCAGCGCCGCGGTGGCGCGCTCCGGCCTCGTCGAGACTGCGCTTGCCCGCATCGCGCCCGCACTGCGCTCGACGCAGGCGCAGGTCGCGGTCCTCGTCTTCGTCGTCGCCGCGATGTCGGCGATCATCAAGAATATCGGCGCGCTCGCGATGATGCTGCCGATCGCCTACCAACTCGCCCGCAAGGACGGGAAGTCGCCCTCGGTCTTCCTGATGCCGATGGCCTTCGCCTCCCTGCTCGGCGGCATCGTCACGCTGGTCGGCACCTCGCCCAATGTCATCGTCGCGCGCGTCAGGCAGGAGCTCGGTGGCGAGCCCTTCGCCATGTTCGACTTCACGCCGGTCGGCATCGGCATCGCGGTCATCGGCTGCGCTTTCCTGAGCGTCGCCTACCGGTTGCTGCCGAAGGATCGCCAGGGTTCGCGCTCGCTCGACCAGGCTGTAGACATCAAGGATTACGTCACCGAGGCGCGCCTGCCCGAGAAGGGGCCGCTCACCGGCAAGACGGTCGCCGATCTCAGAAGGCCGGGCGATGGCGAGGTCGAGGTCGTCGCGATCCTGCGCGATGGCGAACGCCGCCGGGCGCCGCTGCCCGACGCCAGCCTGCGCGCCGGCGACATCCTGCTGCTGCGCGGCGAACCCAAGGCGCTGGAGCGCGTCATTGCGGCAGGCGAACTCGAGCTCGCTGGCCAGCACCGCTCGACCCAGCGCGAGGGCTCGCTCGATCCAGCTCGCACCGGTGAGGCGATCGTGACGCAGGGCTCGCTGCTCGAAGGTGTCAGCGCCGCTGAGATCGATTTGCATGCCCGCTTCCACATCAACCTGCTCGGGATCAGCCGCGCCGGCGAGCGCTTCACCGAGCGCCTGCGCGATATCCGCCTGCGCGCTGGCGACGTCGTGCTGCTGCAGGGCAACGAGGACCTGCTGCCCGAGCGTCTGCGCGAGCTCGGCCTGCTGCCGCTCGCTGCCCGTAGCTTGGCGCTGGGTAGCACGCGCCGCCGCTTCGTCACCGGAACGATCGTCGCCGCGACGGTCATCGTGGTCGCGCTCGGGCTGCTGCCGGTGGCGATCGCCTTCTTTGCCGCCGCGGTGCTCCTGCTGGTGACGCGCGCCCTGACGCTGCGCGACGCCTACGACTCTGTCGAGGCGCCGATCCTGATCATGCTGGCGGCGCTGATCCCGGTCAGCGACAGCCTGCGCGTCACCGGCGCGACCGACGTCTTCGCCGGGCTCCTGGCGCAGGTCGGTGCGGGCCTGCCGGGCTGGGGCGCTGTCGGGCTGATGCTCGTCGCCGCCATGGCCGTGACGCCCTTCCTCAACAATGCCGCGACCGTGCTGGTGATGGCGCCGATTGGCGCAGGCTTTGCCAAGACGCTCGGCTACAATCCCGACGCCTTCCTGATGGCGGTCGCAATCGGCGCCGCCTGCGACTTCCTCACGCCGATCGGACACCAGTGCAACACGCTGGTGATGGGGCCGGGCGGCTACCGCTTCGGCGACTATTCCAGGCTCGGCGCGCCATTGTCGCTGCTGGTGATCCTGCTCGCCGTGCCGCTGATCCTCTGGGTCTGGCCGCTGCGCTGA
- a CDS encoding magnesium transporter CorA family protein encodes MLLIHGICQTHGDKLAHRTLAVEEEIPPGSIWIDLFNPTPAEDAKVEQHLGISIPTKEEMHDLEPSETIYAEDGAHYMTLRVICQSETNVPRLADVTFILTEKALVTVRYDEPGAFNIFLNRVTKPGGCELEPAGVIEGLIEAIVDRAAEVLRGVGDRIDLRSRQIFDGNSASVEQGRVYQAVVRKIGQYEHIISNVRESMVSVERVLLYLSANFKRTKKAASGFTPEWRAAIRDVQAIEEHATFLSNKLQFMLNATLGLVSIEQNKIIKLFSVVAVVFMPPTLVASIYGMNFEKMPELKWELGYPMSLLIMVVAAILPYLFFRWKKWL; translated from the coding sequence ATGCTCCTGATCCACGGCATTTGCCAGACGCACGGCGACAAGCTCGCGCATCGGACTCTCGCCGTCGAGGAGGAGATTCCACCCGGCTCAATCTGGATCGACCTGTTCAATCCGACGCCGGCCGAGGATGCCAAGGTCGAGCAGCATCTCGGCATCTCGATCCCGACCAAGGAGGAGATGCACGATCTCGAACCGTCCGAGACGATCTATGCCGAGGACGGCGCGCACTACATGACGCTGCGCGTCATCTGCCAGTCTGAAACGAACGTTCCCAGGCTCGCCGACGTCACCTTTATCCTGACCGAGAAGGCGCTGGTCACGGTGCGCTATGACGAGCCGGGCGCCTTCAACATCTTCCTCAACCGCGTCACCAAGCCGGGAGGTTGCGAACTCGAACCGGCTGGCGTGATCGAGGGCCTGATCGAGGCGATCGTCGATCGCGCCGCCGAAGTGCTGCGCGGCGTCGGCGACCGCATCGACCTGCGCTCGCGCCAGATCTTCGACGGCAACAGCGCCAGCGTCGAGCAGGGCCGGGTCTATCAGGCGGTCGTCCGCAAGATCGGCCAGTACGAGCACATCATCTCGAATGTGCGCGAGAGCATGGTCTCGGTCGAGCGCGTGCTGCTCTACCTCTCGGCCAACTTCAAGCGCACCAAGAAGGCGGCGAGCGGCTTCACACCGGAATGGCGCGCCGCGATCCGCGACGTCCAGGCGATCGAGGAGCACGCCACCTTCCTGTCGAACAAGCTGCAGTTCATGCTGAACGCGACGCTCGGCCTGGTCAGCATCGAGCAGAACAAGATCATCAAGCTGTTCTCGGTCGTCGCGGTGGTCTTCATGCCACCGACGCTCGTCGCCTCGATCTACGGCATGAACTTCGAGAAGATGCCCGAGTTGAAATGGGAACTCGGCTATCCGATGTCGCTCTTGATCATGGTGGTCGCGGCGATCCTGCCCTATCTATTCTTCCGCTGGAAGAAGTGGCTCTGA
- a CDS encoding methyl-accepting chemotaxis protein: MLLTVLGLASAAIVTLSTQSLWQAWTRYNTAVEVSVLADLNKAYFAALQNLRYERGNGASAMTMPTDKNGGMIEDVLTRRKRLDDAIATAQAIVQKNGYGTATTVSNEIDGHVAALKPLRAKIDANWKLPVEAREKELVGASMAQTGKFLTALETASATLEERILVLDANFANLTSIRSMAWAARSFSGSSTIVLNNAVAQDRPLDAKESNAVIVSDARMEFAWGVVKQLIGQASTPQALKDALVTAENTYFGGSFKATRADLVANATGGRKPSINPDQWRDQIVAASETVGAVASRAIDVLSDAADAKAAAAMRSLVMYGLVLSAALVLALVGLWLVQSRVTRPITSLTASMKQLAQGDFSTEIIDSGRNDEIGGMAAAVLVFKENGLRVQALEAQERAAAADRAARTESMIAVVNDVGTVVAAAAAGDFSARLQLENADAQMQQLVNGINQINAVVDGATTEFADILASVSQGDLTRRIATDYQGRFAELKHSVNETVERLSETIGGIQATTSQVSASAREIKAGADDLAKRTEEQAASLEETAATTEELAASVKASAGSSKVAASASDEATNVAQQGGTIVQNAVEAMERIEAASRKITDITSVIDGIAFQTNLLALNAAVEAARAGDAGKGFAVVASEVRTLAQRSAEASKDITTLIQSSTIEIEEGVKLVRSAGTVLDKIVSASRQVAATVVEISAAAGEQANGIDEMSQTVAHMDEITQQNAALAEESAASAASLADQIHSLDQLVAAFRISASDARSTSEPERLRNFAAAAMSETRAAPRAPARKAPAPHTAPTPARKVAGGGARDNHSWEEF; this comes from the coding sequence ATGCTTCTGACCGTCCTCGGTCTTGCCAGCGCGGCGATCGTAACGCTCTCGACGCAATCGCTCTGGCAAGCCTGGACGCGCTACAACACGGCCGTCGAGGTTTCGGTTCTCGCCGATCTGAACAAGGCCTATTTCGCCGCGCTGCAGAATCTCCGCTACGAACGCGGCAACGGCGCGAGCGCGATGACGATGCCCACCGACAAGAACGGCGGGATGATCGAGGACGTGCTGACGCGGCGCAAGCGACTGGACGATGCGATCGCGACGGCGCAGGCGATCGTCCAGAAGAACGGCTACGGCACCGCAACGACCGTCTCGAACGAGATCGACGGCCATGTCGCGGCGCTGAAGCCGTTGCGGGCGAAGATCGACGCCAACTGGAAGCTCCCGGTGGAAGCGCGGGAGAAGGAACTGGTCGGGGCCAGCATGGCCCAGACCGGCAAATTCTTGACGGCGCTCGAGACCGCATCGGCTACGCTCGAAGAACGCATCCTCGTCCTCGACGCCAACTTCGCTAACCTCACCTCCATCCGCTCGATGGCCTGGGCAGCGCGCTCGTTCAGCGGATCGTCGACGATCGTCCTCAACAACGCCGTCGCCCAGGACCGGCCGCTCGACGCCAAGGAGAGCAATGCCGTCATCGTCAGCGATGCACGCATGGAGTTCGCCTGGGGCGTGGTGAAGCAGCTCATCGGCCAGGCGAGCACGCCGCAGGCACTGAAAGATGCGCTTGTAACTGCCGAAAACACCTATTTCGGCGGCAGCTTCAAGGCGACGCGAGCCGACCTGGTCGCCAATGCGACCGGCGGGCGCAAGCCTTCGATCAATCCCGACCAATGGCGCGACCAGATCGTCGCCGCCTCCGAGACCGTCGGCGCAGTGGCGAGCCGCGCTATCGACGTCCTATCGGATGCCGCCGATGCGAAGGCAGCCGCCGCAATGCGCTCGCTCGTCATGTACGGCCTCGTCCTCTCGGCCGCGCTCGTGCTGGCGCTGGTCGGGCTCTGGCTGGTGCAGAGCCGTGTGACGCGCCCGATCACCTCGTTGACCGCCTCGATGAAGCAGTTGGCGCAGGGCGATTTCTCGACCGAGATCATCGACAGCGGCCGCAATGACGAGATCGGCGGGATGGCTGCCGCTGTCCTTGTGTTCAAGGAGAACGGGCTGCGCGTCCAGGCATTGGAGGCGCAGGAACGCGCCGCTGCGGCAGACCGTGCTGCGCGGACAGAGTCCATGATCGCCGTCGTCAATGATGTCGGGACAGTCGTCGCCGCAGCGGCGGCAGGCGATTTCAGCGCGCGGCTGCAACTGGAGAATGCCGACGCGCAGATGCAGCAGCTGGTCAACGGCATCAACCAGATCAACGCCGTCGTCGACGGCGCCACGACGGAGTTCGCCGACATCCTGGCATCAGTCTCGCAGGGCGACCTGACCCGCCGGATCGCGACCGACTATCAGGGCCGCTTCGCCGAGCTGAAGCACTCGGTCAACGAGACGGTCGAGCGGCTCTCGGAGACGATCGGCGGCATCCAGGCGACGACATCGCAGGTCTCGGCCTCGGCCCGTGAGATCAAGGCAGGCGCCGACGATCTCGCCAAGCGGACCGAGGAGCAGGCTGCCTCGCTGGAAGAGACCGCAGCCACGACCGAGGAGCTCGCAGCGTCCGTCAAGGCGAGTGCCGGTTCCTCGAAGGTTGCGGCATCGGCTTCCGACGAGGCCACGAACGTGGCGCAGCAGGGCGGCACGATCGTGCAGAACGCCGTCGAGGCGATGGAGCGGATCGAGGCGGCCTCGCGCAAGATCACCGACATCACCTCGGTCATCGACGGCATCGCCTTCCAGACCAATCTGCTGGCGCTGAACGCCGCGGTCGAAGCCGCCCGCGCCGGCGACGCCGGCAAGGGCTTCGCCGTGGTCGCCTCGGAGGTCCGGACGCTGGCGCAGCGCTCGGCCGAAGCGTCGAAGGACATCACGACCCTGATCCAGTCCTCGACCATCGAGATCGAGGAAGGCGTCAAGCTGGTCCGCTCGGCGGGGACGGTTCTCGACAAGATCGTCTCGGCCTCCAGGCAGGTCGCTGCGACCGTGGTCGAGATTTCGGCAGCGGCGGGCGAACAGGCCAATGGCATCGACGAGATGAGCCAGACCGTCGCTCATATGGACGAGATAACTCAGCAGAACGCCGCCCTCGCCGAGGAAAGCGCTGCCTCCGCGGCCTCACTTGCTGACCAGATCCATAGCCTGGACCAGCTCGTCGCGGCTTTCCGCATCTCCGCCAGCGATGCGCGCTCGACCAGCGAGCCGGAGCGCCTGCGCAACTTCGCAGCAGCCGCGATGTCGGAAACGCGCGCTGCTCCGCGCGCGCCGGCACGGAAGGCGCCTGCGCCCCATACCGCCCCGACGCCCGCCCGCAAGGTCGCGGGCGGCGGCGCGCGCGACAACCACAGCTGGGAGGAGTTCTGA
- a CDS encoding SDR family oxidoreductase, with protein sequence MSLKGKTLFITGGSRGIGLAIAIKAARDGANVTIAAKTAEPHPKLEGTIYTAAAEIEAAGGKCLPLMVDVRDEASVAEAIAKTAQTFGGIDIVVNNASAISLSNTQMTDMKRYDLMHQINTRGTFMVSKYAIPHLEKAENPHILMLSPPLDMKMRWFAPHLAYTMAKYGMSMCVLGLAGELAPKGIAVNALWPRTTVATAAVKNLLGGDKMVQASRTPEMLADAAYMVFNKPSRSFSGQFLIDDNFMAGEGVTDFTPYRVDPSVPLMPDFFVPVEIKPPQGVKGGV encoded by the coding sequence ATGTCGCTCAAGGGCAAGACGCTCTTCATCACCGGCGGGTCGCGCGGCATTGGGCTCGCCATCGCGATCAAGGCGGCGCGCGACGGCGCCAATGTCACGATCGCGGCCAAGACGGCCGAGCCGCATCCCAAGCTTGAGGGCACGATCTATACGGCTGCCGCCGAGATCGAGGCAGCCGGCGGCAAATGCCTGCCGCTGATGGTCGACGTCCGCGACGAGGCCAGCGTCGCGGAAGCGATCGCGAAGACGGCGCAGACCTTCGGCGGCATCGACATCGTCGTGAACAATGCCAGCGCGATCTCGCTGAGCAACACCCAGATGACCGATATGAAGCGCTACGATCTGATGCATCAGATCAACACGCGCGGCACCTTCATGGTCTCGAAATACGCCATTCCCCATCTGGAGAAGGCGGAGAACCCGCACATCCTGATGCTGTCGCCGCCGCTCGACATGAAGATGCGCTGGTTCGCCCCGCACCTAGCCTACACCATGGCGAAATACGGGATGAGCATGTGCGTGCTCGGCCTTGCCGGCGAGCTTGCGCCGAAGGGCATCGCCGTCAACGCGCTCTGGCCCCGCACCACGGTCGCGACCGCCGCGGTGAAGAATCTGCTCGGCGGCGACAAGATGGTGCAGGCGAGCCGCACGCCGGAGATGCTGGCCGATGCCGCCTACATGGTCTTCAACAAGCCCTCGCGCAGCTTCTCGGGCCAGTTCCTGATCGACGACAACTTCATGGCCGGCGAGGGCGTCACCGACTTCACGCCCTACCGCGTCGATCCGTCGGTGCCACTGATGCCGGATTTCTTCGTGCCCGTGGAGATCAAGCCGCCGCAGGGGGTGAAGGGCGGCGTCTGA
- a CDS encoding SDR family NAD(P)-dependent oxidoreductase yields MTGDGLPKPLAGKVCLVAGASRGLGRGIARALGQAGASVIVTGRSSEAGPRTDQRSETFEDTAREVEAAGGRGEPYRCDHTNEREVDQLVAWSLRRFGRLDCVVDAVWGGNEGYDGERYPDGSAFGAPFWRRPVARLGQSFESGVYAQLLLARAVAPAMVQMRQGLIVTVSFDTASGYLGDVFYDLAKAAMNRLTLAMAQELQPYGVTALGLSPGHVLTERVRDAGMAAETTETPLYTGRAVAALAADPDVARHAGQVLHAADLARTYGFTDADGTQPDRFSLQNS; encoded by the coding sequence ATGACGGGAGACGGCCTGCCAAAGCCGCTCGCCGGCAAGGTGTGCCTCGTTGCCGGCGCCTCGCGTGGCCTCGGGCGCGGCATTGCCCGGGCGCTCGGCCAGGCCGGCGCGAGCGTGATCGTCACCGGCCGCTCCAGCGAGGCCGGGCCGCGTACCGACCAACGCTCGGAAACCTTCGAGGACACCGCCCGCGAGGTCGAGGCGGCCGGCGGCCGCGGCGAGCCCTATCGCTGCGACCACACCAATGAGCGCGAGGTCGACCAACTCGTGGCCTGGTCGCTCCGCCGTTTCGGTCGGCTCGATTGCGTCGTCGACGCAGTCTGGGGCGGCAATGAGGGCTATGATGGCGAGCGCTATCCGGACGGTTCGGCCTTCGGTGCGCCGTTCTGGCGCCGCCCGGTGGCGCGGCTCGGCCAGAGCTTCGAGAGCGGCGTCTATGCGCAATTGCTGCTGGCCCGCGCCGTCGCTCCCGCCATGGTGCAGATGCGCCAGGGCCTGATCGTCACGGTGAGCTTCGACACCGCCAGCGGTTATCTCGGCGACGTCTTCTACGATCTCGCCAAGGCGGCGATGAACCGGCTGACGCTGGCGATGGCGCAGGAACTCCAGCCTTATGGTGTCACGGCGCTCGGTCTTTCGCCCGGCCATGTCCTGACCGAACGGGTGCGTGATGCCGGCATGGCAGCCGAGACCACCGAGACTCCGCTCTATACCGGCCGTGCGGTTGCGGCGCTGGCGGCCGATCCGGATGTTGCCCGCCATGCCGGCCAGGTGCTGCATGCCGCCGATCTGGCGCGCACCTACGGTTTCACCGATGCGGACGGCACGCAGCCGGATCGTTTCAGCTTGCAGAATTCATGA
- a CDS encoding class I SAM-dependent methyltransferase, producing MEASEVAACWEANAETWTRHARAGYDLYRDAQNTPAFFANLPDIDGLDGLDIGCGEGSNTRKLAEAGGRITAIDIAPTFIRHAQERETANPLGIDYRAADGMALPFANASFDFATAFMSLMDMPHQDRVLAETMRVLKPGGFLQFSILHPCFATPGRKVMRDEAGNVLGIEVREYFRVSDGEIESWRFGAAPAEEKAKVEPFRVPRFHRTLSDWVNLLIATGFQLEHMHEPGVDAETAKAVPYLADTYIAPLFLHMRVRKQG from the coding sequence ATGGAAGCGAGTGAGGTCGCGGCCTGCTGGGAGGCCAATGCCGAAACCTGGACCCGACATGCCCGGGCCGGATACGACCTCTACCGGGACGCCCAGAACACCCCGGCCTTCTTCGCGAACCTGCCCGACATCGACGGCCTGGACGGCCTCGACATCGGCTGCGGCGAGGGCTCGAACACGCGTAAGCTCGCCGAGGCCGGCGGGCGCATCACTGCGATCGACATCGCCCCGACTTTCATCCGCCATGCGCAGGAGAGGGAGACGGCAAATCCGCTCGGGATCGACTATCGCGCCGCCGACGGCATGGCGCTGCCCTTCGCCAATGCCAGCTTCGATTTCGCCACCGCGTTCATGTCGCTGATGGACATGCCGCACCAGGACCGCGTGCTGGCAGAAACGATGCGCGTCCTGAAACCCGGCGGCTTCCTGCAGTTCTCGATCCTGCATCCCTGCTTCGCGACACCGGGCCGCAAGGTGATGCGCGACGAGGCGGGCAATGTGCTCGGCATCGAGGTACGCGAATATTTCCGCGTCAGCGATGGCGAGATCGAGAGCTGGCGCTTCGGCGCGGCGCCAGCCGAGGAGAAGGCCAAGGTCGAGCCGTTCCGGGTGCCGCGCTTCCACCGCACGCTCAGCGACTGGGTCAATCTGCTGATCGCCACCGGCTTCCAGCTCGAGCACATGCACGAGCCGGGCGTCGATGCTGAGACGGCCAAGGCCGTGCCCTATCTTGCCGACACCTATATCGCGCCGCTGTTCCTGCACATGCGCGTGCGCAAGCAGGGCTGA
- a CDS encoding acyl-CoA dehydrogenase — protein sequence MSYRAPVEDILATMRHVAGLEALIAEGLAPELADGVTEAVLEEAARFAGDVLAPLNIVGDRHGSRLKDGIVVTPPGWKEAYHAWAQGGWNALPGPEAYGGQALPTLVQSACTEMWNSAAFAFALGPLLTVGAIEALHAHGSDYLKETYLAKLVSGEWMGTMNLTEPQAGSDLNALRSKAERVGDGTYRISGQKIFITYGDHEMTDNIVHLVLARLPDAPAGTRGISLFLVPKYLVNADGSLGPRNDVRCTGVEHKLGIHASPTCAMSYGDEGGAIGWLIGEENRGLACMFTMMNNARLNVAVQGVAIAERAYQQALAFAQERKQGTALDAPKGAPMSPIIVHPDIRRMLMEMRAKTQAARALSLLLASLLDRSHREPDEAKRKAAAERAAIITPIAKAYATDIGVEVASTGVQVHGGMGYVEETGAAQHLRDARIATIYEGTNGIQAIDLVLRKLPLSNGDAVKALIDEMRDVVAQVREANTPGFGHSAARLGAAVDSLERATQWMLATMGIDQASALAGATPYLKLFALAQGGTGLAKKALAMRGEDQGAAALATARFYAEHHVGEATALELAVTEGAGAVEDSAAVFAA from the coding sequence ATGTCGTACCGTGCTCCGGTCGAGGATATCCTGGCGACGATGCGCCATGTCGCCGGGCTCGAGGCCCTGATCGCCGAGGGACTCGCTCCGGAACTCGCCGACGGCGTCACCGAGGCGGTGCTGGAGGAGGCAGCAAGGTTCGCCGGCGACGTGCTCGCTCCCCTGAACATCGTCGGCGATCGGCACGGCTCCAGGCTCAAGGATGGCATCGTCGTCACGCCGCCGGGCTGGAAGGAAGCCTATCACGCCTGGGCGCAAGGCGGCTGGAACGCGCTGCCGGGGCCCGAAGCCTATGGCGGCCAGGCCCTGCCGACGCTGGTGCAATCGGCCTGCACCGAGATGTGGAATTCGGCCGCCTTCGCCTTCGCGCTCGGCCCGCTGCTGACGGTCGGCGCGATCGAGGCGCTGCACGCGCACGGCTCCGACTATCTGAAGGAAACCTATCTCGCCAAGCTCGTCTCCGGCGAGTGGATGGGCACGATGAACCTGACCGAGCCGCAAGCCGGCTCGGACCTCAATGCGCTGCGCTCCAAGGCCGAACGCGTCGGTGACGGCACCTACCGCATCAGCGGCCAGAAGATCTTCATCACCTATGGCGATCACGAGATGACGGACAATATCGTCCATCTCGTCCTCGCCCGACTGCCCGACGCCCCTGCCGGCACGCGCGGCATCTCGCTCTTCCTCGTGCCAAAATACCTCGTCAACGCAGACGGCTCGCTCGGCCCGCGCAACGATGTCCGCTGCACTGGCGTCGAGCACAAGCTTGGCATCCACGCGTCGCCGACCTGCGCGATGAGCTATGGCGACGAGGGCGGTGCGATCGGCTGGCTGATCGGCGAGGAGAATCGCGGCCTCGCCTGCATGTTCACGATGATGAACAATGCCCGCCTCAATGTCGCGGTGCAGGGCGTCGCCATCGCCGAACGCGCCTATCAGCAGGCGCTCGCCTTCGCGCAGGAGCGCAAGCAGGGCACGGCGCTCGATGCGCCCAAGGGCGCTCCGATGAGCCCGATCATCGTCCATCCCGACATCCGCCGCATGCTGATGGAGATGCGCGCCAAGACGCAGGCGGCCCGCGCGCTCTCGCTGCTGCTCGCCTCCTTGCTCGACCGCTCGCATCGCGAGCCCGACGAGGCCAAGCGCAAGGCGGCGGCCGAGCGGGCGGCGATCATCACACCCATCGCCAAGGCCTACGCCACCGATATCGGCGTCGAGGTCGCTTCCACCGGTGTCCAGGTCCATGGCGGCATGGGCTATGTCGAGGAAACCGGCGCCGCCCAGCATCTGCGCGACGCCCGCATCGCGACGATCTATGAGGGCACCAACGGCATCCAGGCGATTGATCTCGTGCTGCGCAAGCTGCCGCTTTCCAATGGCGATGCGGTCAAGGCACTGATCGACGAAATGCGCGACGTCGTTGCACAGGTGCGCGAGGCCAACACGCCGGGCTTTGGCCACAGCGCGGCGCGGCTTGGCGCCGCCGTCGACTCGCTCGAGCGGGCGACACAGTGGATGCTGGCGACCATGGGCATCGACCAGGCGAGCGCGCTCGCCGGCGCCACGCCCTATCTCAAGCTCTTCGCGCTCGCCCAGGGTGGCACCGGCCTGGCGAAGAAGGCGCTGGCGATGCGCGGCGAGGATCAGGGAGCCGCGGCGCTCGCCACCGCCCGCTTCTATGCCGAGCACCATGTCGGTGAAGCCACCGCGCTGGAACTCGCGGTGACGGAGGGCGCCGGCGCCGTCGAGGATTCGGCTGCGGTCTTCGCGGCGTGA
- a CDS encoding L-threonylcarbamoyladenylate synthase has protein sequence MTAPRQTQRLFADDAGIAAAAELLRAGRLVALPTETVYGLAADASDDHAVASIYAAKERPSFNPLISHLPDVDAARRQGLFDAPALALAKAFWPGPLTLVVPASSACTICSLARAGLDSVALRVPSHPVARAVLRAAGKPIAAPSANRSGRVSPTQAEHVFVDLDGRIDAVLDAGPTAVGVESSIVACLGGAPRLLRPGGVPRTALEAAIGQALVIVAEGGAAPLAPGLLASHYAPRAAVRLDAQAPLADEAWLGFGAEPNSGPLPALAFNLSPTGDLTEAAANLFAALRQLDDRGPATIAVASIPMHGLGEAINDRLRRAAAPR, from the coding sequence GTGACCGCCCCTCGCCAGACCCAGCGCCTTTTCGCCGATGATGCCGGCATCGCCGCCGCCGCGGAACTGCTGCGCGCCGGCAGGCTGGTCGCGCTGCCGACCGAGACGGTCTATGGGCTCGCCGCCGATGCCAGCGACGACCACGCGGTCGCCTCGATCTACGCCGCCAAAGAGCGGCCGAGCTTCAATCCTTTGATTTCGCATCTGCCGGATGTGGATGCCGCGCGACGCCAGGGCCTGTTCGATGCGCCGGCGCTGGCGCTGGCGAAGGCGTTCTGGCCGGGGCCGCTCACTTTGGTCGTGCCCGCCTCCAGCGCCTGCACGATCTGCAGCCTTGCCCGCGCCGGTCTCGACAGCGTCGCGCTCAGGGTGCCGTCGCATCCGGTCGCACGCGCCGTGCTGCGGGCGGCCGGTAAGCCGATCGCAGCTCCCTCAGCCAATCGCTCGGGACGGGTCAGCCCGACGCAAGCCGAGCATGTGTTCGTCGATCTCGATGGCCGCATCGATGCCGTGCTCGATGCCGGGCCGACTGCGGTCGGGGTCGAATCCAGCATCGTCGCCTGCCTCGGCGGCGCCCCGCGCCTGCTGCGGCCGGGCGGCGTGCCGCGCACGGCGCTGGAAGCGGCGATCGGGCAAGCCCTCGTCATCGTCGCGGAAGGCGGTGCTGCCCCGCTCGCTCCGGGGCTGCTTGCCTCCCATTATGCGCCGCGGGCCGCCGTCAGGCTCGATGCGCAAGCACCCCTCGCGGATGAGGCCTGGCTCGGCTTCGGTGCGGAGCCGAACAGCGGGCCACTGCCCGCACTCGCCTTCAACCTCAGCCCGACAGGCGATCTGACCGAAGCGGCCGCCAACCTTTTCGCCGCCTTGCGCCAGCTGGATGATCGCGGTCCGGCGACGATCGCGGTCGCCTCGATCCCGATGCATGGCCTTGGCGAAGCGATCAACGACCGGCTGCGCCGCGCCGCCGCGCCGCGCTGA